The genomic segment taggagagacaaggtttcatcatgttggccaaactggtctcgaactcctgacttcatgatctgcccacctcggcctcccaaagtgctgggattacaaacatgagccactgtgcctggcaccttTTAGGACTAACAGCAAAGGAAACACCAGCTGGCATGGGGGAATAAAGAGACCAGAGAAAGGCCAGGCCTAGGAATCTGGACAAACCAGCACTTACAGCACCTCGCAGGGCACCTGGAATTCTGATATTTGAAACAGATTGGGTTCTATTGGTCACCTGCAGAAGCAGGAAGTAATGACAGGCTGTCATCAGGTGTAAAAAGGTGTCTCATTTCTTTGAGGGGCAGCCTGACTGACTAATGAAGATAAGCTACCTGTGGAGAATGCCAATCAACAGGTGCCCTGACGGTCCAGCCTTTGTCTCCCAAGGTTGGCAATGTGGCAGCAGCAACTCTGGATGTCACCAGGGGCTTCTCAGGGACTCTGGGGATGGGGACAGGGCAGGTCCTCTTAGGACACTGGAGAACAGGTGCTGGCCTTCAAGTGTCCAGGGCAGGGTCCTTTCTGGGAGGAACGCTCCCTGCACTGGTGCTTATCTACAGAGTGCAGCCAACTCTAGAGATTTGGGCAGGGGTGTGCTCTCAAACTAGTGCTTCTCACTTCCCCAGGACACAGACAGAAGGCTGCCTTGCCACTGAGCCACCTGTCAGAGGCAGACCTCAGTGGCctcaacctccgctttctgggcaGTCTCCCTCCTCACGGCTGGTCTCCCAGCCCTGGCTCTAAGCTTCCAGGACCCCATTCCTTGGCTCCTGCCTGTCCAGGTGGAAATATCCTGAGAAAACTCCTACACAGCCATCTTTTCAAGCCAATCAGCTTCTTCCATAGGAAATGGGGGCACTAAGTCCTGAAGGGGCAGAAGCCAGGCTCAGCCAGCCAGCCCATAAGGAGTGTGGCTTGGGGTAGGAAGGGCACCTGTGGAAAGAGGATGAGCTGTCTAGAGCTTGCCCAGATTCTCCTGGGAACCCAGGGCCCAAAGAAGGCAGGCCCACACAGAGCTGGGCTGAGGCAGGTCAGCTCGGCAGCTACCGCCAGGGGCAGACCACAGGAAGGAATCCAGCCAAACATCACAGGTGGCTCCAAAGACGGTTCTGGGATCTGGGAGGTCAGCCTCACAGGCAGACCACAGCTGGGGCCCAAACCCATGGATTTCTCATAAGAATGAGCTTCCAGAGAGTCTCCTGACCCTATTTTCCCCCTTAAAATAACCCCCCACCCCTATTTTCCCCCTTAAAATAACCCCCCACCCCAAATTCTCAGTCTCATCCCCTCCACTTAGAGTTGGAGGGAGAGGGAAGTAAAAATTCCCACCTGTTCCCaccccacctgggcttcccactACTACTCTGCCTCTACAGACATGGTGAAGATACCAAAAGAGGAAGAATCATGGGCCCAGAGCCTCAACCCCAGCAGATGTCCTTTCTCCCTTCATTCCAGACAAGCCCCAGACCAAGGCACACATACCAGCCTTGGGGACCAAGGGGAGTGAGAAGCAACATACACCACCAGTAGTTCAAGAGCCTGACCTCAGCCCACTCACCATTACAGCATCCACACTGCACTCAGCCCAACCCTGCGTATAGGACCGGGGCCCCCAGAAATAGGGCTAGAGCACTTTGAGCTACTTCTCTACCCAGCCCCCTTTAAGGAAGAGAGTCCCATCAACATTAAAAGCACCAAGCTTAGCTCTGCCTCCTCAGCCCTGGCCTGGCCTGCACTCACCCTTGCAGTCTTTCAGAAATCTGGCTGGCAGTCAGAACTGCAGGGACAAGAGTGGCAGCAAAGTAGACTGGGAGCCCCAGGTTAGGCTCGAcaacctccctcctccccaccagcTCCCCAGAGGTACACATAAACCTGTTGGCATGGAATCAACAAAGGGCTCTCCCTGGAGGAAGGGACTccaagcacagggcctggcaggcTTTACTGAGCCAGCAGCACTTCTGAGAGCATCCTGTCCACCTGCCTATCTGGTAACACATCCCTCCTTCATGCCTTCCTCTCCCTTGCTCCACACCAAGTAAACATTCTGAAGGTTCTCACTTCAAAGCATCTCACTCCCATTCCGCCTGGCCCGGGTCAGGAACATATTCCCACGTGCACTTGTCTTTGCAGGCCGTGCTCTGAGAACAAACAAGCACCTTTGCATCCTAGAACCTACCGTGCCGGCCTGGCACAGTCTCCCCAACCCCAAGTGGTGGGGGCAGTAACATATGCTGACTTGTGTTCTCTTTTTGGACCAAATGCTGGGAAGGAAGTCAGAAGTCCAGATGTCTCTGCTCCCTCAACCTAAGGGAATAAACTTTACAGCCTGCAGGAAGCTTTGAACAATTGGTTAAACCTGCTATTCAACACAGGAACCACCTGTTCAGCCCAACATCCCCTTTTCTTAAACACTCTGCCTCTGCAGGGCTACCTCTGTAACTGAAGGCCAGGTGTCACTAGTGGACAGCAATTCCTTAGGCTTCCTCTTCCTTAGTGTGTCTCTTCCACACACTGGTCCCAGAGATGGCAAGTGGATCTGCACAGGCTCCCTACCAGGCAAACCCCCAAAGGCCAAAGCCAGCCTTGAAGGCACGCCCACCTTCAGCAACATGCCTTCAGCCTTTCCTCCTGAGGCATGACCTCCTTACCCTCCTGAGATGGGCCCAATGTCCAGAAAACATGTCCAAGAGACAGACATCCTCTCCCATCACCTGGGCACCATGAGGTGACAGAGGGACCTTTTAAGCTGTAAGTAGTGAAAGCGTATCATTTATCTTCCAAACCAGAACACTGTTAATATTAACAGTAACCATGCCAGGAGAACAGGCGCAAACAGGACGTGAGGCTGCACTAACTACAAGCCGCCGGGCGCACATGAGAGTTATTCATTTACACCACCAAGAATGCAGCCAAGTTCCTTGCACTGCCACAGCACATTCCAGGCCCACAGGGACCTTGCTGCCTACCACACCTGGTTCGGGGAAGCACTGCAGAGATTGCCAGAGGCCACCATAATGATACATGTACCTCTTTGTACCACACTTATTTCcaactttaaaagtttttgtaaTCCACATTTGATCCCCTTCTGTGCATAGAGTCCTACAGTTAGTGTGGGGGGCAGGGATCAGGGGAACACAGCACAACCTGGGATAGACACAAAGACAATCCACTTTGGCCCTGGCGGGTTTCACATGCGAGGTCTTGCCTGTCCTCAAACACGCACGAAGTAGCCTGTAATGTGGCTCAGTGTGAATGGCTCATAACAGGGCGGGGAGCAAGGCTAAGTCCTGTGGCTGAGACAAGCTTTGTCTCAACTACCTACTACCCGCTCCAGCACACACTGGTAGGGGCCTAGTGTGACCACCATGGGCCCCAGCAGACAAAGGCCAAGTCAGAGGAACAGCGGGAGCCTCTTCTCCGCCCTGCATAGCCTCGTTCATTCCTTCCCAGTGGTAGTAGCCTTTCTCTGGATACTGCACTCAATACGTTCAGCCTCAGGCCTCTCTGTGGGGCATCAGTGCCACACGGGAGCACTAGAGGGCGCCGCTGTTCTTGCCAGTGAAGAACATCCCGCAATCTGCAACCATAGCCCCAGGGCAGAGGCCCCCAGTCTCTAGACCTGAGGACAGGCTCCCCAGGCCCCAGCTGGAGATCCGGCAGCTACATTCAGTCACTCCAGTTCTGGGTCTAACCCACAGTTTCCTGCCATGAGGCAGCCCACTTCGCCTCTTCTCAGGAGCCCTAAGCAAGCCCTCAGGGTAAGCGCCAACAGTCCTTTCTTCCAGGCCACCCTTCCCCTCTGCAAGGCACACAAGGCCAGGATGCTGCTGACTGAGCTCAAAGGCCAGGTGTCACGTCTGAcagcccctcccaccccatcTGAATGCacagccacagagcctggccctgCAGCTGCGGCCTGCAAATGGACCCTATCTAGGGAGGGATGCTGAGTGCCCTCCATCCTGCTAAAGATAATGCTCAGAATTCAAGTGAGGGAAGGACAGAAACCTCAGCTTCCTTATGGCCATCAGTGACCCAAATCCACCAGACTCCAAGAGACCATTAGGAAACatggggaaggaggaaaaagaggatggAGAGTGTAAGTTCCCCAGGCTAGTGAAAACCCAACAGACTCACAGTCAGGCCTGCGGGAGTCCAAGCCCAAAGCCTGGGCACTCACCTGCAAATGGCCGCAGCATTTGCCCTGACCCAGAAAAGGCCCAGAGACACCGTACAAACAACCACACTGAGCCCATGGTCTGTGACCCTTTCAATCCAGGCCCTCAGCTCCTCCCAGCAAATGTCCTGTCCAGGTCTCCTGCCAGCTCCCTCTACCCTACCTACCACCTCCAAATACCACTGGCTGGCAGTCACAGGGCCACCAGGCTCAGCCCGGCACCTGGGAAAGGCCTGTCCCCTTCTTCCCAATCTTCCCTCGCAGATGGCAAGCAGCTCGCCTGGGCTCTGGTGAGTatggggctgggcagagggacAGGGGCTGCTGTACCAAGCAAGGGAGGCAGGGGGTGGCATGCCCCTGAAACTGATCCACTCCCCATGCCCCTGTCTATAAGAGTCTAACGGGTCGCCAGCTTATCCTGGCCCAAACCTAGAAAGACCTGCATGTCTCCCTCCACTCCTCTCAGCAGACTCAGAGTGCCACAGGGAAAGGAAAAGCCAGGATTACAAGATTCCTCTCCCCTCTGGGCAGCAGGTTTAGGGTCCTTCCTCTGACCCTCACTACTTGCTTTTTGCCCCCTCGCTACTGTGCTTGTCCTCTAAACCTGTCCACACAGCCGTGGAGTGGGAAGGGCAGGCTTGTTGAGAAACAGTGGCCCTCGCCACACGAGCCAGGGCTGCTACAGATGTTGCCCATCAGCGGCTGGCCCCAAGCCCTTGGGAAGGTGGGACACACGCTTCTGTGACCTGTGCCTGGAGTCCTTCCCTGGATCCTGCTATGCAATTCTGCAGGCTCCCCTGGCTCAGAGTTAAGAGGAAGCAAAGGGTAGGGGCTAAGGGCTCTGCCCAGGACCTGAACCGGGGGACTCAGTACATTCAAAATGGAGCAGCTGCTGCCAGCACTTCCCACAATGCCACACCTCAAGACCAAGAGACACCAGAGAGGGCCAGAGCCCCCAGCATCTCCAAGGACAGAGATGGGCTAGAAATTTCATGGGAGCTGCCCACAGCCTCTTGCCAGGCTGGGAAGCAACTCGGGGTGAATGTATGGGGGAAGGGGTGGAGGCCTCAGTTATTTGACTCCTGTCTCCCAGAGGGAAGTGATCACAGAGACAGCTGGGGAGAGGTCCTCTAATTCCAGAGAGGGAGGGAAGTCTGAGGGTGCAGTCTCCAGTTCTCGTCTCTCTACTGCCATGGCTTCCTTACCTTGAGGCCAGAGGGCAAGAGGTCAGGAAGCAAAGAATTCACACAAATGGcctttccctgcttccctccAGCTCAGGGGGTGGGCATGCCAACTCATGCAGCAAGGCCTAGGGCTGAGAAGTTGGACCCCTCAATCCATGGGATTCTCAGAGCACTGTGCCCCGGTAACTCACCTGTATCCGTGCGCACAGAAGAAAACTTGGCTTAGGGAGACACCCCCACTTAACCATGCAAAGCCAGAGCCCCAGCAGCCTGCCTGAAGTTCACAtctgctccctcctccctgccccagggtCCAGGCAGCACACACCCCAGCATCCTCCCCAAGGAGCAAAGCTGGTCTTGCCAAGGACATACCTGGGTTTCTGAGTTGGTTCCTTGGCTTCTCTCAAGCCAAACCAGCTACTCTTGGCCTTTTCCTCCCCACTGGACGAGTGATGTGGGGAGGCCCCCAGGGCAGGACCCCCCTTCTCCCCCAGAGAGCTTCGGCGCCCCAACTCGCTCCGACTTAGGCccgggtggtggtggtggaagagGCCCATCCGGGGCTTGCGTTCCTCCTTCCGGGATCCCTCCTTCTCTGCCACAGCCTCAGAGGAGGCCACTATGGGTGTGGCAACCTGGACAGGCTTGCCCTCTGGCAGCTGGGCCCCTGCCTCCTCTCCAGGGCGGCTGGCCCCAAGGGCCAGGACTTTAGCCTGAGCACTAGGCTCCTCCTGTCCAAGCACCGCCTCTGAGCTGCTGTTGCTACGACTGCCTCTGGCCCAGGAGTCATCTGTGGAGCGAGGCCCCTCCTCGGAGGCCCGGGAAGAGACAGCTTGCAAGGAGCCAGAGGATGGGAACGAGCCCGAGATGGAGCTGCGGTGCCGCACAGGGGCCTGGGGCTCCTCGTTGTAAATGTGGCTCCCATTGACACAGAGCGAAGAGCGGGAGGCAGCATCCAGGTGGCCCTGAAGGTCAAGAAGGGCCCGAGGAGGAGCCGTGCGCATCTGGCTGGCCTCATCACTGTAGGTCCTCTTGTGGGTGAACAGCTTGGGGGACTGTGCAGACTCTCTGCCTGTAGAGGAAACACACCCAGTTAGCTCCCAGGAAGAGAAGCCCATTTCCTGGCCCCAGGTCTTCACCATCACCCAAGGGGAGAGCCAGCACCCTGCTCCCCAGGGTGGAGGCCTGTGCTTACTCACCCCCTTCAGTGGACAGCCAGCTGCTGCGGCTCGGTGAGCGGGTGAGGAGCTCGGCACCAGGCCCCTGGTAGGCCAGGCTCCCACTGGCTGAGGACAGGGTGCTGTCCGAGCCCAGAGAGGTGTTGGACTGGGTCAGGGATGACTTGCGCAGCTTGTTACGGAGGAAGAAGCCTTTGGCTTTgcccatcttgcccaggctgcccaGGTCAGGATCCTCTATGGCGCTGCTTGGGAGGATGGCAGAGGCAGATTCCAGATCATACTTCTTCTTGCCCTTCATCTTGTCCTTGATCTTGCTGAAGGGGGACCTTGGCTTGTCCTTCATGGACAGGTCAAACATGCTGGCACTCAGGTTGTTGCGTGTGAACTGGATGGTGACTTCGATCTCGCCACGTTCCTTCTCCTTCTTGCCTGCCTTGGAGTGCAGCTTGTACCACCTGTGAGAGGAGGGGAGCAGGCAGAGCTCAGTCATGGGCCCAGGGAGCCTCACTCCCACCCAGTACCAGACACCACCCAGACCCACTGTTGCTCTGAGGGTCACTGACAGCCTCTCCCCAAAGGCTCCTGCTCTGACCCATAGGCCTGGGCTTCCAGGCCTCAGATGCAGCTGAGAAACTATCCAAAATGTCTCCATGATGGAGAAAACCATATCCTGAATGGGGAAGCTCCTCAGATGCCACCAGGTAGGGCAGCAGTTACTACGCCatgccccctcccaccccaggacCTTCTCCTGGAGCTCAGAGACCCCTCCTATCCCCCATATCCCCTATATGTGAAActctgaggcccagaggggcAAGGCTGGGCTTGGGAGGgccctcccctcccatctccaTGCCCCAGCACAGACAGACCTACCCACATTTCTCCCTGTTGACATCATCTCCTCTGGCTAGTCCCAGCCAAAGCTCTACTCCCAGGCACCAGTGAGCCCAGGAAAGAACAGCTCACCCAGAGGCCCAAGGCCAGGAACACAGGAATGCTAGTGCACATACTCACGTACAtacacgtgcacgcacacacacacctcacacactgACTCACCCCAAGCCCTGTCAGGAATACCTCTACAAGATGGAAGAGCAGACAAGAATGGCAGAAAGAGACCCAGGAAAGGCAAAGAGCACTAGCACCTGCTGAGCATCTACAGTGAGTTACAACCAGCGTGAGGGTTTTTACTCCCACATACACTTCCCAAGAAGTGTGTGAGGTAAGAGGCACTACCCCACTGTACACATCAGGAGGGTGAGGCTCAGAGGTAAAGGAACCCATCCAAAAACAGGTGGTTGGTAAAGGACAGTGGAGACTCAAGAGTCAGGCGCCCAGCTCCCTAAAGCCTAAGTTCTTCCCAGTGCACACCCACTGTGcccagagagacacacagagacagccCCCAATATACATGGCCACCGCACAGGGTGGCTGGGGCCTGCCTTACTGGGGAGGGATGTTCTTGTGCAGGAGTTGGCAGTTTCTTAGAGAACTAAGCAAACTTTCCATACAAGGAGCAATCACGCTTCTTGGTACTTAGACTACTGAGGTGAAAACTTAGGTCCACagaaaaacctgcacacagatgtttatagcaactCTGTTCATgactgccaaaacttggaagctgCCAAAGTGTCCTCCAGTAGATGAAGAGATaagcaaactgtggtacatccagacaacaGAATACTACTTAATGATAAGAAATAGgccatcaagccatgaaaagacaggGATGGGTCTTACATACATAAGCGAAAGAAGACAATACGAAAAGTATTCATGCTTGCATGGCATAACTATTTGACATTCtgcaaaaggcaaaactatggaaacGGTGAAAAGGTCAGTGGTTGCTGGGGGATTGAAGGGAGAACagagggatgaataggcagagcacagggacttttcaggaaagaaaaactaTCCTGCATGCTACCATACCGATGGGCACACATTGTTATACACCCACAGAATGCACAATACAACGAGTGAACCTAATGTAATATATAGACCGTAGTTAACAATGATGTATTGATGTTGGCTTTCAAATACAACAAACATGCCACACTAATGCAAGATATTAATAAGACGCTGCATAGcatgcgcacgcgcacacacacacacacacacacacacacagacagccaACCAAGCTGCAGTCAGTGGTGCAGGGGACACCTCTGCCCACCACAAAGTGCCAGCTCCCTGAGCTTCTGGTGGACACAGGGTGGGGCACGGGAAGCCTTTGTGTGAAAAGTCCCTAAACATCCAAAGATCCAGAATTAAGTCACTGCAATAGCTTGGTGGTACTGGTGGtagtattttgattattttttatttaatgttgaagtttaaaaaaaaaaaaaaaaggcttcctgGGGCACCTCCAACTACCATCCCTGTAGAAGAGCCCATCATAATGAAACCCTGGTGGGCAAGGCCAGCCCGTCCCACCTTCTTGGAGACCCATTCCAAGGCCTGAGCAGGCTAAGCCAAGGCTATTGGTTTTCCTTCTCAAACCTGACAGACGATCCCAAGAAGGCCAGGTAGGGAGGTAGGGACAGATGGTGCCACgggcagggcaggcagagggCCATAtcctagggtgtgtgtgtgcctctctCTTGAGGCACAGGTAGGGAGTGAGGGGAGGAGAGGCCAAGCAAGAGAGACAGACTGAAAGATGTGTAAGGGTGTCTGTGGGGTAGGAGAGGAAGTTTGACAGAAAGACCAGCCGCAGCATCAATAGCCTTACACCTTGACATTCTCAGCCCAATGGCCATCCTGGGCCTGACCCTTTACCTATTTAGAGACCAAGCCCTAGTGGACTCGGCCCTATCTGGCATAGGAAGGTCCTGGGAGGTGGGGCAAAAGAGAAGGGTATGGACTCTAGCCCCAAATCACCCAAGTCCTGAGTAACTAGATCAGCAAGCAGAGCCAGTCTTTGCTGGGACAGACAGGTTGGGGCCCTCGGCTCCAGACAGTCACACTGCACACACCACAGCGGCAATGCAACTACCTAGGGGCCGGGCGGGGAGGTGAGGCTGCAGGGAACTAGCACTTCCTACACTGCCTATTTTTGT from the Callithrix jacchus isolate 240 chromosome 14, calJac240_pri, whole genome shotgun sequence genome contains:
- the RAB11FIP5 gene encoding rab11 family-interacting protein 5 isoform X4; the encoded protein is MALVRGAEPAAGPSRWLPTHVQVTVLRARGLRGKSSGAGSTSDAYTVIQVGREKYSTSVVEKTHGCPEWREECSFELPPGALDGLLRAQEADEGQAPWAAGSAAACELVLTTMHRSLIGVDKFLGQATVALDEVFGAGRAQHTQWYKLHSKAGKKEKERGEIEVTIQFTRNNLSASMFDLSMKDKPRSPFSKIKDKMKGKKKYDLESASAILPSSAIEDPDLGSLGKMGKAKGFFLRNKLRKSSLTQSNTSLGSDSTLSSASGSLAYQGPGAELLTRSPSRSSWLSTEGGRESAQSPKLFTHKRTYSDEASQMRTAPPRALLDLQGHLDAASRSSLCVNGSHIYNEEPQAPVRHRSSISGSFPSSGSLQAVSSRASEEGPRSTDDSWARGSRSNSSSEAVLGQEEPSAQAKVLALGASRPGEEAGAQLPEGKPVQVATPIVASSEAVAEKEGSRKEERKPRMGLFHHHHPGLSRSELGRRSSLGEKGGPALGASPHHSSSGEEKAKSSWFGLREAKEPTQKPSPHPVKPLSAAAVEGSPDRKQSRSSLSTALSSGLEKLKTVTSGSIQPVTQAPQAGQTVDTKRLKDSAVLDQSAKYYHLTHDELISLLLQRERELSQRDEHVQELESYIDRLLVRIMETSPTLLQIPPEPPK